A genomic stretch from Bordetella sp. N includes:
- a CDS encoding sulfite exporter TauE/SafE family protein — MFTAIFLGLAIGALLGLTGAGGGILAVPALMFGLHLGLAEAAPVALIAVGSAAALGALQGLRHGLVRYKAATLMAIAGGITAPLGLMLAHQLPAAWLSLAFAAVMLIVAARMARQARNAAKAEATGATRATGATGSTVAPGAVGATGATGATGGAAAIGELDSAIPAKPCRLSPATGKFIWTRRAAMTLGSIGAVSGVCSGLLGVGGGFVIVPALTHYSDARMRSIVPTSLMVIALVSAFTVMTAAAHGLVLTTIEWAFVGAAIAGMAGGRLFASRVPQAALQRGFAAICVVVAGVLVWRVWG, encoded by the coding sequence GTGTTCACCGCGATTTTCCTCGGCCTTGCCATAGGTGCGCTGCTCGGATTGACCGGCGCCGGCGGCGGCATACTCGCCGTCCCTGCCCTGATGTTCGGCCTGCATCTGGGCCTGGCCGAAGCCGCGCCCGTGGCACTGATCGCCGTCGGTTCCGCGGCCGCCCTGGGCGCGCTCCAGGGCTTGCGCCATGGACTGGTGCGCTACAAGGCCGCCACCCTGATGGCGATCGCCGGCGGCATCACGGCGCCATTGGGACTGATGCTCGCGCATCAATTGCCCGCCGCCTGGCTGAGCCTGGCCTTCGCGGCCGTGATGCTGATCGTCGCCGCCCGCATGGCGCGCCAGGCCCGTAACGCCGCCAAGGCCGAGGCCACCGGGGCCACTCGGGCTACTGGAGCTACCGGGAGCACTGTGGCCCCTGGGGCCGTCGGAGCCACTGGCGCTACCGGAGCCACCGGGGGCGCCGCCGCCATCGGCGAACTGGACTCGGCCATTCCCGCCAAGCCCTGCCGCCTGTCTCCCGCCACCGGCAAATTCATCTGGACCCGCCGCGCCGCCATGACCCTCGGGTCGATAGGCGCGGTATCCGGCGTCTGTTCAGGCCTGCTGGGCGTGGGCGGCGGCTTCGTCATCGTGCCCGCCCTGACCCACTACAGCGACGCGCGCATGCGCAGCATCGTTCCCACGTCCTTGATGGTAATCGCCCTGGTCTCCGCCTTCACCGTGATGACAGCCGCTGCTCACGGGCTGGTGCTGACGACCATCGAATGGGCTTTCGTCGGCGCCGCCATCGCCGGCATGGCCGGCGGCCGCCTGTTCGCCTCGCGCGTGCCGCAAGCGGCATTGCAGCGCGGCTTCGCCGCCATCTGCGTCGTCGTGGCCGGCGTGCTCGTCTGGCGCGTTTGGGGCTGA
- a CDS encoding tripartite tricarboxylate transporter substrate binding protein — MNQPRRSALKMLSCLLGASALPLSRSALAQGGGYPSGPVSVIVPYGSGGSTDILARLLISDVAERLHGNFVVENKAGAAGNIGTRQVAVARPDGQTLLYSTATPFCINPYVYKVMPFDPDHDFAAISRTAKLPLVLVVPTSLGINNIQDFIAYLRKDPSQRSFSSYGIGASSHIAGATFARAIGAPGILHVPYKDMTAMSDLAAGRNSFHIDAWSAVDPLVRSGKLVALAVSSKEPLPWAPQLPTIASVTKTDYEIVTWHGVFAPRKTPDSVITLLNQEFQKSIDKPKVQKTYADQGFLIYPASTPKEVDAFVQQDKVRWKGYVEAAGITPS; from the coding sequence GTGAACCAGCCACGTCGCAGTGCCTTGAAAATGCTGTCCTGCCTGTTGGGAGCCAGCGCGCTTCCTTTGTCCCGTTCCGCCTTGGCCCAGGGCGGCGGGTATCCCTCCGGTCCGGTCAGCGTCATCGTGCCTTATGGCTCGGGCGGCAGCACCGACATCCTTGCCCGCCTGTTGATCAGCGACGTCGCCGAACGTTTGCACGGCAATTTCGTCGTGGAGAACAAGGCTGGCGCCGCTGGCAATATCGGCACGCGCCAGGTGGCCGTGGCGCGGCCTGATGGGCAGACCCTGCTCTATTCCACCGCGACGCCTTTCTGCATCAATCCTTACGTGTACAAGGTGATGCCCTTCGATCCTGACCATGATTTCGCGGCGATCTCGCGGACGGCGAAATTGCCGTTGGTGCTGGTGGTGCCGACGTCGCTGGGTATCAACAACATTCAGGACTTCATTGCGTATCTGCGCAAGGATCCGTCTCAGCGCAGTTTCAGTTCCTATGGGATCGGTGCTTCCAGCCACATCGCCGGCGCGACGTTTGCCCGCGCGATTGGCGCGCCGGGGATCCTGCATGTGCCGTACAAGGACATGACCGCCATGTCCGACCTCGCCGCCGGGCGCAACAGTTTTCACATCGATGCCTGGTCGGCGGTGGATCCGCTGGTGCGGTCCGGCAAGCTGGTCGCGCTGGCGGTATCCAGCAAGGAGCCCCTGCCCTGGGCGCCGCAGCTGCCGACCATCGCCAGCGTCACCAAGACCGATTACGAGATCGTCACGTGGCACGGCGTGTTCGCCCCGCGCAAGACGCCGGACAGCGTGATTACCTTGCTGAACCAGGAATTCCAGAAGTCGATCGACAAGCCCAAGGTGCAGAAGACGTATGCCGACCAGGGCTTTCTGATCTATCCGGCATCGACGCCGAAGGAGGTCGACGCTTTCGTGCAGCAGGACAAGGTGCGCTGGAAGGGGTATGTGGAAGCGGCGGGCATCACGCCGTCGTAG
- a CDS encoding FAD-binding oxidoreductase, translating to MASSADIFSSDFRKLPYWWEAYTPPETGDDALPASADVVIIGAGYTGICCALTLREAGINAIVLEAERPGIGASTRSGGQVSGGVNVQKKALAAVGESDAQRTERLSARLRDADAAMSYVVGLIEKHGIQCGWQPTGRLTTMWLPQHYEAWQSRMAQLNANTSSRARMIPREALGAEIGSSVYHGAALIERAGHLHPAQLYGGMLAAARAAGAKVYGQAPVQKIARVPGGGYDVTSARGTVRAGQVVIATNGYTGAAMDGLDRKVVPIMTYMIATDELPAGLAQEILPTNRAVSESRRVVNHYRLSPDGRRLLFGGRARFTPTSEETTARLLHRAMLKRFPQLAGTRISHSWGGKVAMTLDSMPHIGGADGLHYALGCNGSGVAMMSYLGHSLGRKIAAQARAPINAFDMGEIPGHPFYSGNTWFLFAIGTWYQARDAYDHWRAR from the coding sequence ATGGCCTCGTCCGCCGATATCTTTTCATCGGACTTTCGCAAGCTGCCCTATTGGTGGGAGGCCTACACGCCGCCCGAGACCGGTGACGACGCGCTGCCCGCCAGCGCCGATGTCGTCATCATCGGCGCCGGCTATACCGGCATCTGCTGCGCCCTGACCCTGCGCGAGGCCGGCATAAACGCCATCGTGCTGGAAGCCGAACGCCCGGGCATAGGCGCCAGCACCCGCTCCGGCGGCCAGGTGTCGGGCGGGGTCAACGTGCAGAAGAAGGCGCTGGCCGCGGTGGGCGAAAGCGACGCTCAACGTACCGAACGCCTGTCCGCCCGCTTGCGCGATGCCGACGCCGCCATGTCCTACGTGGTGGGATTGATAGAGAAGCACGGCATCCAGTGCGGCTGGCAACCCACGGGCCGGCTCACCACCATGTGGCTGCCGCAGCATTACGAGGCCTGGCAAAGCCGCATGGCGCAGCTCAACGCCAACACCAGCTCGCGCGCGCGCATGATTCCCCGCGAGGCGCTGGGCGCGGAAATCGGCTCGTCGGTTTACCACGGCGCCGCCCTGATCGAACGTGCCGGCCATTTGCATCCGGCGCAGCTTTACGGCGGCATGCTGGCCGCGGCACGCGCGGCGGGCGCCAAGGTCTACGGGCAGGCACCCGTGCAAAAGATTGCCCGCGTGCCGGGTGGCGGTTATGACGTCACCAGCGCGCGCGGGACCGTGCGAGCGGGCCAGGTGGTGATCGCCACCAATGGCTATACCGGCGCCGCGATGGACGGCCTGGATCGCAAGGTGGTGCCCATCATGACGTACATGATCGCCACCGACGAGCTGCCGGCGGGCCTGGCGCAAGAGATCCTGCCGACCAACCGCGCCGTGTCGGAGTCGCGCCGCGTGGTCAACCATTACCGCCTGTCGCCCGATGGCCGCCGCCTGCTGTTCGGCGGGCGTGCGCGGTTCACGCCCACCAGCGAGGAGACCACGGCCCGCCTGCTGCACCGGGCCATGCTCAAGCGCTTTCCCCAATTGGCGGGAACGCGCATCTCGCACAGCTGGGGCGGCAAGGTCGCCATGACACTGGACTCGATGCCGCATATCGGCGGCGCCGACGGTCTGCATTACGCGCTCGGCTGCAACGGCAGCGGCGTGGCCATGATGAGCTACCTGGGCCACAGCCTGGGACGCAAGATCGCCGCGCAAGCGCGCGCACCCATCAACGCCTTCGACATGGGGGAGATTCCCGGCCATCCTTTCTATTCCGGCAATACGTGGTTCCTGTTCGCCATCGGCACCTGGTACCAGGCCCGTGATGCCTACGACCACTGGAGGGCCCGCTGA
- a CDS encoding hydantoinase B/oxoprolinase family protein, translating to MSQTVDNFRLQVLANHCTAAAEAMGYTLMRTAYSTFVKETEDFSAQLMTPSGKTFASPKTFGATWYTGLDYGRVIQMTDDYREGDIYLTNDPYSGFVSTHTPDMHVWKPIFRDGRLVCFVGTHIHNTDMGGAVPASLSRTLTEVHQEGIRIPPMLLMRDGVIDEKLLRILEVNVRMPDQNQGDLNAQIAALNVGERKVHEIIDRFGVDEFMQGAEAILDYAEKQTRALITDIPDGDYEFSEYADEDSVGGYPCRIHITLRVRGDELTLDFTGSDPQVASSLNVPTGGDGHHSVITVGLIYVMHSLAPRNMLNFGSVRPCHAVLPEGSVVNPHAPAAVGMRSLMAAVIQACTFGVFNRALPDRLPACPAGGSTLLNVKTATREGRQVLSSIGPCGGGAGAGPEYDGVEGCGANNAFLKNTPVEINEAEVPVEIIRYGLVPDTGGAGRLRGGNAATMEFKVLAPNGVVTARNRNRSELAAWGVVGGKAGANSRFTRNPDSAKPEELRNTDLVNCAPGDVIRLEGPAGGGYGHPYERPVEQVIEDVRCGFVSIAHARNAYGVVLAADLTVDESATRGLRADQQKQDGHFDFGPGRSRFESIWTSARYDTMSRIMAALPVSWRHFVKHQMFAALKDTAPPSDGGAADIDRIYAELAERYADLPRPAAIAARA from the coding sequence GTGAGTCAAACCGTGGACAATTTCCGCTTGCAGGTGCTGGCCAACCACTGCACCGCCGCCGCCGAGGCCATGGGCTACACGCTGATGCGCACGGCCTACTCCACCTTCGTCAAGGAAACCGAAGACTTTTCGGCCCAGCTGATGACGCCTTCCGGCAAGACCTTCGCGTCGCCCAAGACCTTCGGCGCCACCTGGTACACCGGGCTGGATTACGGCCGCGTCATCCAGATGACGGATGATTACCGCGAAGGCGACATCTACCTGACCAACGATCCGTACAGCGGCTTCGTCTCCACCCATACGCCCGACATGCACGTATGGAAGCCGATCTTCCGCGACGGCCGGCTGGTGTGCTTCGTCGGCACGCACATCCACAATACCGATATGGGCGGCGCGGTGCCGGCATCCCTGTCGCGCACGCTTACCGAGGTACACCAGGAAGGCATCCGCATTCCGCCCATGCTGCTGATGCGCGACGGCGTCATCGACGAAAAGCTGCTGCGCATCCTTGAAGTCAACGTGCGCATGCCGGACCAGAACCAGGGCGATCTCAACGCCCAGATCGCCGCGTTGAACGTCGGCGAGCGCAAGGTCCATGAAATCATCGACCGCTTCGGCGTCGACGAATTCATGCAGGGCGCCGAGGCCATCCTCGATTACGCGGAAAAGCAGACCCGCGCGCTGATCACCGACATCCCCGATGGCGACTACGAATTTTCGGAATACGCCGACGAGGACTCGGTGGGCGGCTATCCCTGCCGCATCCACATCACCTTGCGCGTGCGCGGCGATGAGCTGACCCTGGACTTCACCGGCAGCGATCCGCAGGTGGCTTCGTCCCTGAACGTGCCCACCGGCGGCGACGGCCATCACTCGGTCATCACCGTGGGCCTGATCTACGTCATGCACTCGCTGGCGCCGCGCAATATGCTGAACTTCGGCTCCGTGCGTCCCTGCCATGCCGTGCTGCCCGAAGGCTCGGTGGTCAATCCCCATGCGCCCGCCGCAGTGGGCATGCGCAGCCTGATGGCCGCCGTGATCCAGGCCTGCACGTTCGGCGTGTTCAACCGCGCCCTGCCCGACCGTTTGCCGGCCTGCCCCGCGGGCGGATCGACCCTGCTCAACGTCAAGACGGCCACGCGCGAAGGACGCCAGGTGCTGTCCTCCATCGGACCTTGCGGCGGCGGCGCCGGCGCGGGCCCTGAATACGACGGCGTGGAGGGCTGCGGCGCCAACAACGCCTTCTTGAAGAACACGCCGGTGGAGATCAACGAGGCCGAAGTGCCCGTCGAAATCATCCGCTATGGCCTGGTGCCCGACACCGGCGGCGCGGGCCGCCTGCGCGGCGGCAATGCCGCCACCATGGAGTTCAAGGTGCTGGCGCCCAATGGCGTGGTCACCGCGCGCAACCGCAACCGGTCGGAACTGGCGGCATGGGGCGTGGTCGGCGGCAAGGCCGGCGCCAACTCGCGCTTCACCCGCAATCCGGATTCCGCCAAGCCGGAGGAGCTGCGCAACACGGACCTGGTCAACTGCGCTCCCGGCGACGTCATCCGGCTGGAAGGACCGGCCGGCGGCGGCTACGGCCATCCCTACGAGCGGCCGGTCGAACAGGTGATCGAAGACGTGCGCTGCGGCTTCGTGTCGATCGCGCACGCCCGCAATGCTTATGGCGTGGTGCTGGCCGCGGACCTCACGGTTGACGAAAGCGCGACCCGCGGCCTGCGCGCCGACCAGCAGAAGCAGGATGGCCACTTCGACTTCGGGCCTGGACGCAGCCGCTTCGAAAGCATCTGGACCAGCGCGCGCTACGACACCATGAGCCGCATCATGGCAGCGTTGCCGGTCAGCTGGCGGCACTTCGTCAAGCATCAGATGTTCGCGGCGCTCAAGGACACCGCGCCGCCGTCCGATGGCGGCGCCGCCGACATCGACCGCATCTATGCCGAACTGGCCGAGCGCTACGCCGACCTGCCCAGGCCTGCGGCCATCGCGGCGCGTGCCTGA
- a CDS encoding hydantoinase/oxoprolinase family protein has protein sequence MGYRVGVDIGGSFTDFAVFDEDSGEIKSLKVFSRPDQPGEEVIAGVRMLGERYGIQPSQISYFTHGTTVGINTVIQRKGLKLALFATQNFCDVLELARLKTPDMYHLLSRRPAPLIKRSMVFGIDERMAPDGSIRKPLDEGSVERAVRAAQAAGAEGIVISLLHAYRNPEHELRVKELIATLAPDLPVSCSSETWPIIREYERTITAVIGGYVQPRVAHYLGSLQAALKNVGVQPEPRLTKSNGGVMTAEQGKRDCVQMILSGTAAGVIGAAHVAATADIPRCLSLDIGGTSADIAVIIDGKPQYGVGELIGDFQIHIPSVSVSSVGEGGGSIAWVDPLGVLKVGPESAGSRPGPACYRRGGTRATITDAFVCCGLVGHSDLGYKAVEVDVEASRKAVGELADQLGRGIEETAEAIIQIAVSGMYSEVSGLVSRYGIDPREYAVLAFGGAGPMLGCFLAREIKVKETVVPPSPGTLSALGGLIADLKSDFLKTVYTDLTPANLATIRDEFATLRARAEDWLRQEQGHIDQAELTYSAEMRYRGQSYEIDTPLDPAHLAAGDVAAVGQAFHAVHRRLYGHADERAPMQVVSLRVVIAGNNDKPRFPRQEPRAGAPTPERQVSVWLDGGQRDVDLYSRTALSAGQQFNGPAIVTQDDCTTVIPSHHVCRVDEYANLRISAEGDAS, from the coding sequence ATGGGGTATCGAGTTGGCGTCGACATCGGCGGCTCATTCACGGACTTCGCCGTCTTCGACGAAGACAGCGGCGAAATCAAGAGCCTGAAAGTTTTCTCCCGCCCCGATCAGCCGGGCGAGGAAGTCATCGCCGGGGTGCGCATGCTGGGCGAGCGCTACGGCATCCAACCCAGCCAGATCAGCTATTTCACGCATGGCACGACCGTCGGCATCAACACGGTCATCCAGCGCAAGGGACTCAAGCTGGCCCTCTTCGCCACGCAGAATTTCTGCGACGTGCTGGAGCTGGCCAGGCTTAAAACCCCGGACATGTACCACTTGCTGTCGCGCCGGCCGGCGCCGCTGATCAAGCGCAGCATGGTGTTCGGCATCGACGAGCGCATGGCGCCCGACGGCTCGATACGCAAGCCGCTGGACGAAGGCAGCGTGGAGCGCGCGGTGCGCGCGGCGCAGGCGGCGGGCGCCGAAGGGATCGTCATTTCCCTGCTGCACGCTTATCGCAATCCGGAGCACGAGCTACGGGTCAAGGAACTCATCGCCACCCTGGCGCCTGACCTGCCCGTGTCCTGCTCCAGCGAAACCTGGCCCATCATCCGCGAATACGAGCGCACCATCACCGCCGTGATCGGCGGCTATGTGCAGCCGCGCGTGGCGCACTATCTGGGCTCGCTGCAAGCTGCCCTGAAAAATGTCGGCGTGCAGCCCGAGCCGCGCCTGACCAAGTCCAACGGCGGCGTGATGACGGCCGAACAGGGCAAGCGCGACTGCGTGCAGATGATCCTGTCCGGCACCGCCGCCGGCGTGATCGGCGCCGCCCACGTCGCCGCCACCGCGGATATTCCGCGCTGCCTGAGCCTGGACATCGGCGGCACCAGCGCCGACATCGCGGTCATCATCGACGGCAAGCCGCAATACGGCGTCGGCGAATTGATCGGCGACTTCCAGATCCACATCCCCTCGGTGTCCGTGTCGTCGGTGGGCGAAGGCGGCGGCTCGATCGCCTGGGTCGACCCCCTGGGCGTACTCAAGGTGGGCCCGGAAAGCGCCGGCTCGCGGCCCGGTCCGGCCTGCTACCGGCGCGGCGGCACCCGCGCCACCATCACCGATGCTTTCGTCTGCTGCGGCCTGGTGGGGCATTCCGATCTTGGCTACAAGGCCGTCGAGGTCGATGTCGAGGCCTCGCGCAAAGCCGTCGGCGAACTGGCCGACCAGCTGGGCCGCGGCATCGAGGAAACGGCGGAAGCCATCATCCAGATCGCCGTGTCGGGCATGTACTCGGAAGTCAGCGGACTGGTATCGCGCTACGGTATCGACCCGCGCGAATATGCCGTGCTGGCCTTCGGGGGCGCCGGCCCCATGCTGGGCTGCTTCCTGGCCCGCGAAATCAAGGTCAAGGAAACCGTCGTACCGCCCTCGCCCGGCACGCTCAGCGCGCTGGGCGGCCTGATCGCCGACCTCAAGAGCGACTTCCTCAAGACCGTCTATACCGACCTGACGCCCGCCAACCTGGCCACCATCCGCGACGAGTTCGCCACCTTGCGCGCGCGCGCCGAGGACTGGCTGCGCCAGGAGCAAGGCCACATCGACCAGGCCGAACTGACCTACTCCGCCGAGATGCGCTATCGCGGCCAATCCTACGAAATCGACACGCCTCTGGACCCCGCGCATCTGGCCGCCGGCGACGTCGCGGCGGTGGGCCAGGCCTTCCACGCCGTACACCGGCGGCTGTATGGGCACGCCGACGAACGCGCGCCGATGCAGGTCGTCAGCCTGCGCGTGGTGATTGCCGGCAACAACGACAAGCCGCGCTTTCCGCGCCAGGAGCCGCGTGCGGGCGCGCCGACGCCGGAACGCCAGGTAAGCGTCTGGCTGGACGGCGGCCAGCGCGATGTCGACCTATACAGCCGCACGGCCCTGAGCGCCGGCCAGCAGTTCAACGGACCCGCCATCGTCACGCAGGACGATTGCACGACGGTGATCCCGTCCCACCATGTGTGCAGGGTCGATGAGTACGCCAACCTGCGCATCAGCGCCGAAGGAGATGCGTCGTGA
- a CDS encoding IclR family transcriptional regulator, whose amino-acid sequence MNDNRSVQRCLAVLRAFRAGPGQSLTTLSQTVDLPHATVLRLLNTLQGEGYVRKEGTRWSLTPQLLEIGFAALANTGVDDLIQGSLQALADRCDGTVNIGEQAKDNVIIIARASSATERRKILVVNLRVGSSLPPSSALGSALGLPAAQWSIARYPDRRVTTVGIALFSSATRALSLGLSINDEDYDAARIEAELLPLMRAERDQILRLMHLGSV is encoded by the coding sequence ATGAATGATAATAGGTCGGTCCAGAGGTGTCTAGCCGTTCTGCGCGCTTTTCGCGCCGGCCCAGGGCAATCCCTAACTACGCTGTCGCAGACCGTGGATCTGCCGCATGCGACCGTGCTTCGCCTGCTGAACACGCTGCAAGGTGAGGGCTATGTGCGCAAGGAAGGCACGCGCTGGTCGCTGACCCCGCAACTGCTGGAGATCGGTTTCGCGGCGCTGGCCAATACCGGGGTGGACGATCTGATTCAGGGCTCCCTGCAGGCGCTGGCGGACCGCTGCGACGGCACGGTCAACATCGGCGAGCAGGCCAAGGACAACGTGATCATCATCGCGCGGGCCAGTTCGGCGACGGAGCGCCGCAAGATTCTCGTCGTCAATCTGCGGGTGGGCAGTTCGCTGCCGCCCAGCAGCGCGCTGGGGTCCGCCCTGGGGCTGCCGGCGGCGCAATGGTCCATCGCCAGGTATCCCGACCGGCGCGTCACCACTGTGGGTATCGCCTTGTTCTCCAGCGCTACGCGGGCCTTGTCGCTGGGGCTGTCCATCAATGACGAAGACTACGACGCGGCCCGCATCGAAGCGGAACTGCTGCCGCTGATGCGTGCCGAGCGCGACCAGATACTGCGACTAATGCATCTCGGTTCCGTCTGA
- a CDS encoding helix-turn-helix domain-containing protein produces MPSRTRPLPNKFALTDPATPEGVLLGPLKIFEDSPRLGPVFGVRVRAADHRAEVPTHRHPQGQLVVALQGGVVCEVPDGVWMVPPACAVWVPSELPHSIRATANARMGYLFVQPGVADLPGHCCTLAISPLVRELVLHLADLPSEYTVDSPTGRLAMVLLDELARMPREQLRLPTSVEPRLRRIAKMLSDDPADRRTLAEWGQVVATSERTLARLIRQETGLTFGRWRQQLHLIVALHHLSAGQTVQRVAEALGYDSVTAFISMFKKSLGKPPGKYFATLAQRDEAGRHGDATP; encoded by the coding sequence ATGCCCTCGCGCACCCGCCCGCTTCCCAATAAATTCGCGCTCACCGATCCCGCCACGCCGGAAGGCGTGCTGCTGGGCCCGCTAAAGATCTTCGAGGACAGCCCCCGGCTGGGTCCGGTGTTCGGCGTCCGTGTGCGGGCAGCGGATCATCGCGCCGAAGTGCCGACCCATCGCCACCCTCAGGGGCAGTTGGTGGTGGCCTTGCAGGGAGGCGTGGTGTGCGAGGTGCCGGACGGCGTCTGGATGGTGCCGCCGGCGTGCGCGGTGTGGGTGCCCAGCGAGTTGCCTCACAGCATTCGCGCCACCGCGAACGCGCGCATGGGCTATCTGTTCGTGCAGCCGGGTGTCGCCGATCTGCCCGGCCACTGCTGCACCTTGGCCATCTCGCCGCTGGTGCGCGAATTGGTCCTGCATCTGGCGGACCTGCCTTCCGAATACACCGTCGACAGCCCCACCGGCCGCCTGGCCATGGTCCTGCTGGACGAGTTGGCGCGCATGCCGCGCGAACAGCTGCGTCTGCCTACGTCCGTTGAACCGCGCCTGCGGCGCATCGCGAAAATGCTGTCGGACGATCCCGCCGATCGACGCACGCTGGCCGAATGGGGCCAGGTAGTGGCCACCAGCGAACGAACGCTCGCTCGCCTGATCCGGCAGGAGACAGGCCTGACCTTTGGCCGTTGGCGCCAGCAGCTGCATCTGATCGTTGCTTTGCACCATCTGTCGGCGGGCCAGACCGTGCAGCGCGTGGCCGAAGCCCTGGGCTACGACTCGGTCACCGCTTTCATCAGCATGTTCAAGAAGTCGCTGGGCAAGCCGCCAGGCAAATACTTCGCCACCCTCGCGCAGCGCGACGAAGCGGGCAGGCATGGCGACGCCACACCCTAA
- a CDS encoding MFS transporter, with protein MTKIDIPLRSPGRIVFLIAGLLLIASNLRAPVTGLAPILGVLQAQFALSPAQAGMLTTLPLLAFGFISPFAALLAREYGLERTLFAAMWLVAGGLLVRSIGPLWCLYLGTAISGSGIAVGNVLMPSLVKRDFPARVPLVMGACALTMGGIAALVSGCIVPLTAAWGWQGALAATILFPLAAVAVWTTQLRAHTGPARDTATPPHGGTVWHSALAWQVTLFMGFNSLLYYVLISWLPAILADAGYTPAEAGAVHGGMQFAAAVPGIVLAPLVGRMKDQTRVAAAMGLMMAVGLLGLLFVPAGATAWALLYGFGSGGGILLALIFMGLRAANARQAAALSGMAQCVGYLLAACGPALVGKLHTLTGAWTLPLAVGVALSLAMAGFGALAGRARQIGDVPTVENRMA; from the coding sequence ATGACAAAAATTGATATTCCACTGCGCTCTCCCGGGCGCATCGTTTTCCTGATTGCTGGTTTGCTACTGATCGCGAGCAATCTGCGCGCGCCCGTTACCGGCCTTGCGCCCATCCTTGGGGTACTGCAGGCGCAGTTCGCCTTGTCGCCCGCGCAGGCGGGCATGCTGACCACCTTGCCCTTATTGGCATTTGGCTTCATCTCCCCGTTCGCCGCCTTGCTGGCGCGCGAATACGGACTGGAGCGCACCCTGTTCGCGGCCATGTGGCTGGTGGCCGGCGGCCTGCTGGTGCGATCGATCGGGCCGCTGTGGTGTCTGTATCTGGGCACCGCCATCAGCGGGTCCGGCATCGCCGTCGGCAATGTGCTGATGCCCAGCCTGGTCAAGCGCGACTTCCCCGCGCGCGTGCCCCTGGTGATGGGGGCCTGCGCGCTGACCATGGGTGGCATCGCGGCGCTGGTGTCGGGCTGCATCGTGCCTTTGACGGCCGCCTGGGGCTGGCAGGGCGCCCTGGCCGCGACGATCCTGTTTCCACTGGCCGCGGTGGCCGTCTGGACCACCCAGCTGCGCGCCCATACGGGGCCGGCACGCGATACGGCGACGCCGCCCCATGGCGGCACCGTGTGGCACTCCGCGCTGGCCTGGCAGGTGACCCTGTTCATGGGCTTCAACTCCCTGCTGTATTACGTCCTGATCAGCTGGCTGCCGGCTATCCTGGCGGACGCGGGCTATACGCCGGCCGAGGCGGGGGCGGTGCATGGCGGCATGCAGTTCGCGGCGGCCGTGCCCGGCATCGTGCTGGCGCCGCTGGTGGGACGCATGAAGGACCAGACCAGGGTGGCCGCGGCGATGGGCCTGATGATGGCGGTCGGCTTGCTGGGGCTGCTGTTCGTGCCGGCGGGCGCCACGGCGTGGGCATTGCTGTATGGCTTCGGCTCCGGCGGCGGCATTCTGCTGGCGCTGATCTTCATGGGACTGCGCGCGGCGAACGCGCGCCAGGCGGCGGCCTTGTCCGGCATGGCGCAGTGCGTGGGCTATCTGCTGGCCGCCTGCGGGCCTGCCTTGGTCGGCAAGCTGCACACATTGACCGGCGCCTGGACCCTGCCTTTGGCGGTAGGCGTGGCTCTGTCGCTGGCCATGGCGGGGTTCGGCGCGCTTGCCGGCCGGGCCCGGCAGATCGGCGATGTCCCGACCGTTGAGAATCGCATGGCATGA